A genomic region of Plasmodium malariae genome assembly, chromosome: 14 contains the following coding sequences:
- the PmUG01_14035800 gene encoding conserved protein, unknown function — protein sequence MSSLIKLHYDENNDEEENLIIRFADYETFKSYVLKKYDKIYEVTDYEKENINYYSIKWINFINRKVPILLQNKNGPCPLLCITNILLLRNQLQLDRKIKKISHSFLEGKIMDILLESNKKNVTNHDSSCNYRKNIIECVDILPQLKYGLDINCKFTNIHSFEYTKGFCIFDMLNIPLYHGWVISSDDIIFYSYLKDYSYNVIINKIIRYNEYYEKNKTRYADESSNSEQKTFYQIEDVKVLCEEKNRNDTEKMDVDQHNIPVFPDDLDKNGRSNRNKKLYKEDNDIVNGTWSDNEYNDDTTKKKNNIPLSNKNSDDEGNNNRKRRTHIANSNSGKNSNHLNLDKNTNKSDVEIKDDNLPNFSNKENKYTNNSLFHSNKNNTCKNNKKDYSDNNLLNTPKFPEDDFISGSSCNNSRTTNQSCDKNVQVDGDTMKEKNINEKELRINNELFTELNKKPSQASDINGDNNTDNNTENYIMNNYNTEINLTPYEIHEALIISEFLETYKTQLTLVGLKLLKENLNPNQLVAFFRNNHFNTLFKYDNKLFLLAADISFLHLSCTWELFDNVDNDTSYYDNNFRCLSSQKNLEKNLNHSMVYLKNYEKGIAKNNMHCVRSNTTLSNTKKKKKKCTFM from the coding sequence atgtcATCTCTGATTAAACTACATTATGACGAGAATAATGACGAAGAAGAAAATTTGATAATAAGATTTGCAGACTATGAAACGTTTAAGTCTTACGtattaaagaaatatgataaaatctACGAAGTAACAgattatgaaaaagaaaatataaactatTACAGTATAAAATGGATAAACTTTATAAACAGAAAAGTACCGATTTTGCTTCAGAACAAGAATGGACCATGCCCTCTTTTATGTATAACcaatattttactattacgTAATCAGTTACAGCTAGataggaaaattaaaaagatttCACACAGTTTTCTTGAGGGGAAAATTATGgatatattattagaatcaaataaaaagaatgtaACAAATCATGATTCATCATGTAATTAtcgaaaaaatattattgagTGTGTTGATATATTACCACAGTTAAAATATGGTTTAGATATAAATTGTAAATTTACTAATATTCATTCATTTGAATACACTAAAGGATTCTGCATATTTGATATGCTTAATATTCCTTTATATCATGGATGGGTTATATCCTCTGatgatataattttctattcctatttaaaagattattcttataatgtaataataaataaaataattagatacaatgaatattatgaaaaaaataaaacaagatATGCAGACGAATCTTCAAATAGTGAACAAAAGACATTTTATCAAATAGAAGATGTGAAGGTTTTatgtgaagaaaaaaatagaaatgatACCGAAAAAATGGATGTGGATCAACATAATATTCCTGTTTTTCCAGATGATCTAGATAAAAATGGTCGGTCaaataggaataaaaaattatataaagaagaTAATGATATTGTTAATGGCACTTGGTCTGATAATGAATACAATGATGATACaacaaagaagaaaaataatattcctctcagtaataaaaattcagATGATGAAGGAAATAATAACAGAAAGAGAAGAACACATATTGCTAACTCCAATAGTGGCAAAAATTCTAATCATTTAAATTTGGATAAAAACACGAATAAGTCTGATGTAGAAATAAAAGATGATAACTTACcaaatttttctaataaagaaaataaatatacgaaTAACTCATTATTTCatagtaataaaaacaatacttgtaaaaataacaaaaaagattatagtgataataatttgttaaataCTCCAAAATTTCCTGAAGATGATTTTATATCCGGTTCTAGCTGTAATAATTCTCGAACAACTAACCAATCATGtgataaaaatgtacaagTTGATGGTGATACtatgaaggaaaaaaatataaacgaaAAAGAATTAAGGATTAATAATGAATTGTTTactgaattaaataaaaaacctAGCCAAGCTAGTGATATTAATGGTGACAATAACACGGATAATAATacagaaaattatattatgaataattataatacagAAATTAATTTAACTCCATATGAAATTCATGAAGCTTTAATAATATCCGAATTCCTTGAAACATATAAAACACAATTAACCTTAGTAGGGTTGAAATTATTGAAAGAAAATTTGAACCCAAATCAACTTGTTGCATTTTTTAGGAACAATCACTTTAAtactttatttaaatatgataataaattgtTCCTATTGGCAGCCGACATTTCCTTTTTACACCTAAGTTGCACATGGGAATTGTTTGATAATGTAGATAATGATACGTCTTACTATGATAACAACTTTCGCTGTTTATCTAGTCAGAAAAATCTtgaaaaaaacttaaatCATTCTATggtttacttaaaaaattatgaaaaaggtATTGCAAAGAATAATATGCACTGCGTAAGGTCAAATACAACCCTTTCtaataccaaaaaaaaaaaaaaaaaatgcacattTATGTAG